CTGCTGCTGTGCGAGAGCTGAACCCTCTGCACCTTCCTGTGACCCCAGCAGCCTTGCACAGCCctggtgctgagtgctggcACGTCTTGCCGGTGCCTGTGTCCCGGCACAAAGTGTGCAGACCTcggagcagagcctggtgaaGGCATGAGCAGTGGTGCCACACGTGAGCAGCAGGCTTAGCTGTGGCTCAGGAGAGAGAAATCTGCCAGGGAACAGCCATGTTCTTGGAGGCAGCCTGGTGGTTTGCCTGCCAGGTGATGCCTCTCTCTTCCCACGCCTGGAAAGAGCccttggagcagaggggagggatgccaggcagggatgccaggcagggctgtgatcTCTTCCTTTCCTATCAAGGAGATAACAGTTAGGTTGTGATACCTTCCATGAAGACGAAGCTGGAGCCTtcttgccagctgcagctgctgctgcacctgccctggaaagggagagatAAGATGTAGGAATGAATACAGAGCAGAGTGAGGACTTGAAAACCAGAAATAAGGGAGCTGGCCACTCCACTGCCTGGTGTGCTTAGACTCCAAGGCCTTGGGAAGCAAGGGGGTGGCTGGTGACAAGGAGGCCACTTGCTTTCCTTGCCTATTAACGGGGAAGGCTGCTCCCGTTGTGCTTCCTGAGCCTTGCAGCCGGCTTGCAGACTCTCAGCTCCAGGTGTGGCTGAGAGATGTTTGCTTTGGGgtctggtttttgttgttgtgtttggtttgttggctgctttgattgattgattgattgattgatttttatttttccccttgatGCTGACAGCCTCCAGAATTGATTCTGGTTCCatcagcagaggggaagggctactgcttgctgtgcagcactccCGGGCTCGGCAGGCGCAGCAGCTCCTGCGTTGGCTGAGCCGGAGGCgcgcagagctgctgtggctcccCACCCGCGGCACGCAGGCAGGGGGAGCACAGAGGAGGGCTGCTGTGAAtgtgcagcactgctccagctgctctctctttctggtgtggggtttttttttttttaataagtcaCAATTAAGCAGCTTGGGGGTCAGGCTTCTGCTTCCTGCTCAGGCTTCTGAATGCAAAGAAGCTtggagagccagcagtggtggcagagcagactgagagcaTGGTGAGAGTGAGCTGGGTGCtcctcagccagttccagaatGCCAGAGATCCTCTCCTTGCATTTACTCAGCACAgatggggatttttgtttggtctttccctttcccctttggaAGAATCAGGATTGCAGCCTgcaagctgcccagcagtggtggcagagcagactgagatcaTGGTGAGAGCGAGCTGGGTGCTCCTCAGCTGTGTGGCATTGGTACCAGGATGCCAAGGATCTTGTCTTTGCATTAACTCAGCACAgatggggatttttgtttggtttttcccctttccctgtgGAAGAATCAGGATTGCAGCCTgcaagctgcccagcagtggtggcagagcagactgagatcaTGGTGAGAGCCAACTGGGTGCTCCTCAGCCAGAGATCTTCTTTCCCTGTGGAAGAATCAGGATTGCAGCCTgcaagctgcccagcagtggtggcagagcAGACAGGGATCATGGTGAGAGCCAACTGGGTGCTCCTCAGCCAGAGCTCTTCTTTCCCTGTGGAAGAATCAGGATTGCAGCCTgcaagctgcccagcagtggtggcagagcagactgagatcaTGGTGAGAGCGAGCTGGGTGCTCCTCACTCAGTTCCAGCGTGCCAGAGATCCTCTCCTTGCATTAACTCAGCACAGatgtggatttttgtttggttttttcccccttcccctttggaAGGCTCAGGATTGCAGCCtgcaagctgcaggaggagatttCTAAACTCTCAAATATCAAGCCTTAAACCAGCTTCTTCCAGGGGTCAGGAATTAGCTTCTCCTGCCAACAGattgctctggagctgcctgttgctgctgtgcagggatTTTTCTGGGTGGTTTTTCtgggagggtttgggttttttccacacagcttctccccaaacagctggagctgtgtgcagctggatGTGTTACTGGCTAGATGAAGCCCAGTTGTGATCTCTTCCatttgctgctggggcagccacGTGGGCCGTGGGATGttggccaggcagagctggttaGGGTCAGGCTGCCTCTCTTTTGGCTGTGGCTAATGGAAGTCTGTGGAGCCCTGAGCCCTTTGTCCAGGTTTGAAGCAGCATCACTCACTCTCACCTTGGTGCAGGCTGctgaaaggtggctgtgagGGGTGTTGCATAGGGCCCAGCTGGCAGGTTCCCAGGTCTCCCATCTGCAGCAGTGTGAGGCTGAAGCAGGATGGGGCAGGCAGTGCCTGGACTCAGCACTTCTGCTTTAGACCTGGAGTCGAGTCTCTGTCTGTTTGCCTTTgtgtcctggggctgctctcctctctccttccagcCTTTGCAGAAGACCTTGGTAGGAAAgctgcatggagctgctttaCCCTGCTGGAGATCTGACTTAAAATGTCCCTTTCTGTGTgtgctttttctctccccctctgcagtaCTATGAGATGTCCTACGGGCTGAATATTGAAATGCACAAACAGGTAGGGTGGAGGCATTTCCAAGGGCTCTAATTCCTGAGGAGGGAGGGTTGGCTGCTGGGCTTTGTCCTCTTTGTCACTTCAGTGGCATTTCAGCAGCTAGAAATGCCATGAGCCTGTCAAATGTCAGAGCTGCCTTCGAAATGCAGGGACCCCCAAGCTCTCAGGAacgtggtgctgggctgggggctcccacCCCAGGCTCTGGGCACTCTCTGGTTCTCCCCCAGGGCCTGAAGAGGTAGTTAAGCCCTGGACAAGACAGTGCAGGCAGGgtctggagctgcagctctgagttAGTCAGCAGATGCAAGCACAGGGTGGAGGGCAGGAGAtgacccccaggtctctcccaCCCTCCTTTCAGGCTCTGGGTGGGTTCCTGGCTCTGcaaccttccctggtgcccaGGAAGGCTTTGTTGTGGTCACCCTAATATGTCAAACACTTCTGGTTCCcctccaggctcctgctgcagtcaggCCAGAACTTCTGGGCTGTGATGAGGTGGTGGCAGACCTTCTAAGAAAGCCTCCTTGTgatggaggctgtgctgcagcctggataACTTTGTTCATTACCCTCACTGGCAGCTGTTAATTATCCCCAGTGGCTAATTACCCATGCTGTTAACACCATGAGCCTCCTCTGAGCCTGACTAGCTGGCTTCAGCTTCCAGCCACAAAGTCACTTCTGTTGGGGCTCAGTTAAAACACTTcctagcacagctctgctcctcacaaaggcacttggtgcctccCATCCCATCACCCGTGGGAAGCCCTTGAGAGTGGCTTTGCTGGGTGAACTGGCATCTTGCTAAAGGCTCTGAGCCATGAGTCACCACTGCTGCCCCATCATCTGTCTCCCAGTGTAGTCTGCTCCcctctggtgctggtggagccCTCTTGGTGAGTTTTGGCTGGTGCCTAAACCCCTTGGCTCTGTGGACAGTGGTTTGCCAAGGGCTTTGCCAGTAGGAAAGCATTTAACAGCCCCAAGTGTGCCACCTGCTTGTGAATCAGAGGCTGCTTTGGCtaggaaggaacctcaaaggtCCTCTAATttcatcccccctgccatgggcagggacacctcccaccagcccaggttgctcaaggcctcatccagcctggctttgaacagctccagggagggggcagccccagcctctctgcacaacctattccagtgtctcaccaccctgacagtgaagaagcttctcAGTTCCTGAGTGGCTccagtcctgcatctgggccacagggcaggctgccagTGAGCAAACATTtgcctttggggagggggagtgcCAGGGGgggtgagcagaggcagcaggtgtGTCCCTCTGTGTCTGCATGCCCAGTGTCATTCAACACATCCCCACCTGGGTCTGTCCTAAAGCTTCTTCTCTGGCTGCTCCCAGTTTGTTGAGTGAGTATCAGGGagccagagagggaagggaatgtTGAGAGCTTCtctttgcagtcagcagcagtGATTTACTTAATCATTGGGGGTGGCCTCTCCGTGGCCCCAGGACACTGCCAGCAtctttgggggggttggggtgtttGCTCAGGTCCCATTTGGGTGcttgggctgtgcctggggaaggggaagatggggcaggtggtgctgagggtggtcagacctgctgcctttcctctgcATTCTTCACATCCTTGCAGGCTGAAATCGTCAAGAGGCTAAATGGGATTTGTGCACAGGTTCTGCCCTACCTTTCTCAAGAGGTGAGTCACACAATCACTgagtgctaggggttggaagggacccctggaggtaAGAGCCCAGCCCCTCTTCCCAGGCAGGTTCacccagaggaggtcacacaggagcacatccaagcagggtttgaatgtctccagaggtggagactccatcacctctctggacagcctgctccagtcttcCATCaccctcctcatgttcaggtggaacctcctgggttcaagGTGgtgcccattgccccctgtcctgtcactgggcaccagtgacaggagactggtcccatcctgactcccagccttcagctactgagcagcactgatgagatcctCCTCAGTCCTCTCTTTTCTGgactctcttctttttcccctcccaattctctcagccattcctcacaagggagatgttccactgccctcagcaccttttgtagccctttgctgtcccctctccagcaagccCCTTGAACCagggaggccagaactggacacagtgctccagatgaggcctcaccagggcttgGTCTGAGCTCTGGCTCAGGGGAGCAGTGGAGGGGCAGTGAGGCACCACAAGCCTCCCCACTTGGGCAGCCTctcacctctgctctggggagcctcATGCTTtttcctggcccctgcctggggctcagcccttcaGGACAAATTTGGCCTGGAGGCCTTGGAGCAGTCCCCCCAGGCACTGTGTGGGGGTGAATGTGCCCACTCAGCCCCTTCCTTGGCAGCAGTGGACAAAGCTGGGCTCTGTTCTCCTGCCTGTGGTTCCTGAGTCATCAGCCACTTCTGCACAGGCAGCTagctgggggaagggagagggggggcaGTTAAAAAAATACCTCCGTATGGCTCCTCCTTGAGATCTGGTTCCTCTGCCTCATTAATTAGCTGATTGGCTCCTCCCACACTCCCCTGAGAAATCAATTGGGAGagcttgggagctgctgccccaggcaggaggagggtgaAGCACCTCTGGTGCTGTGTTTGTCCATCTCCCCAACACAGCCCCACAGGGGCTGAACTCTGTGGCTGCTCTCATGGCCAGCTCTGGGGATGGAGGCTGTGGGGCTTTGGGTTTGGgtcagctgtggggctgagggacaAGCTGTGAGTTGTGGTGGgatttccccaccaccaccacctgttCCTGGGGGGGGGACAAAGTGCTTTGCTGAGTAGATCAGATCAGAGCTGCCTAATAACTAAGCCACTTTTGTATCTTAATgcatccccttcccccctccctgctccccagccctgttctgctgCCAAGATGGAAAGAAATAGCCAATTGCTGGGGGTGCAGTGGTCAGGCCCAGCAGAGACCTTCTGCTCTCAGAGGACCAAGCACAGTTGTCCTTCCTTGTTCTTAAAGCTGTGGCCCAGCTGCcttttccctgcctgtctttgaagcagctgggctgggctcttccacagcagcatctcccagctgctgttgctgctgctgcagcagttggGACCTGGGATGTGGCCCAAGGAATAGGGAACTTCCCAGGGAGCTTCTGATTTGGTTGGTTTAGGCTCTGTTTAGTTTGGGGGAAAGTGTTTCCTGTTGTGTCAggtctggggagggggaggcagggaaatcACCTCAGAGCCTTTCTGGCTGAGGGTTGCTGGGCCTGGGCAGagtgggagaaggaagagggagtAAGAGAGGACTTGCTTAAGCctgtggtgagaaactggaaggAGACCTCTGGGcttgctgctcactgctgtggaGCCTCAGTGCTGTGAGGTCCTTGTCACGAGTGGAAGTGCACACAGGGGGTCTCCTGCCGTGGGCttcagccagcagcctgtgtcTGGACACTGTAGTGCTAGCAGCTGGGACAgcttggtggggggaggggggaaatcccTGTTCCCTTTCCCTGTGCTACCAGAAGTGACCCTGAATTTCTCTGTCCAGCATCAGCAGCAAGTGCTGGGAGCCATCGAGAGAGCCAAGCAGGTCACGGCGCCAGAACTGAACTCCATCATCCGTGTACGTGGTGcaggtttagtttgggtttggagGGATGGGGATCAGAGacttggcagggttggaagggacctcaaggctcagccagttccatccccccctgccatgggcacctcacactacagcaggttgcccacagccacctccagcctggccttcgaaacctccagggatgaggctgccaccacctccctgggcagcctgtgccaggctctcaccaccctcctggggaacaacctctccctcacatccaatctcagtctgcccatttctagttttgttccatccctccccagtcctatcactccctgacaccctccaaagtccctgcctttggctgggcagcacagccatggCCTGGGGTTGTGCCCTTGTGTACTGGGAGCCGCCCCCCTGGGAtgaagctggctgctgggctggccctgctggcatgGGACTGGTGTTGCCCAGACTTGCCATCTGGGCACGGGGTTGCAGGACccctgctccatcccagcaGGGTGCAAGGAGAGGAGCTTTGGTtttgagcaggagctgcagcagctccttgacAGGAAAACACCATCTGCTCGTGGTCAAGGTCAAGAGGGCTTTAACTGCAACCTTTGGAGCATGCTGGAGTCTGAGGCCAGATGTCCTGCGGGCTTGGGGCTGTGTGTGGTGCTGGCACCACGCTGTTGAGCCTTCCTTTGAGGCTGCCACAGCCTAAGAACTCTCCAATCTCTTTGCCCCCCTTTGCCCCAAGGCTGTGTTGCTCTCCAGGCCCCTGATTTAAACTTGGCCACTGGGCATGACCTGCGTGGGCAGCCCAGGGTTAGGGGAAGAGGGGGTTGGTGGTGGGAGGGAAATCCCAAGTGCACTCCAAATGACAATATCCCTCTCTTGTCTTCCTGTCTGTCCATCGTTCtctacagcagcagcttcaagcTCACCAACTGTCACAGCTCCAAGCCCTTGCCCTGCCTCTGACTCCTCTCCCCGTgggcctgcagcccccctccctccccgcgGTCAGCGCCGGCTCCGGGCTCCTCTCGCTCTCGGCCCTGGGCTCCCAGGCTCACCTCTCCAAGGAGGACAAGAACGGCCACGATGGGGATGCTCACCAAGATGATGATGGGGAGAAATCAGATTAAAGTGGAtggaggggctggggttggttgggggaggggggagggggctggctggctttttggggggtgggtggtggtggtggtggtggggagggtgtCGCTGGTTAATGCAAGatgcagtctctctctctctctctctctctcgttgcag
The DNA window shown above is from Dryobates pubescens isolate bDryPub1 chromosome 31, bDryPub1.pri, whole genome shotgun sequence and carries:
- the TLE5 gene encoding TLE family member 5 isoform X2, producing the protein MMFPQSRHSGSSHLPQQLKFTTSDSCDRIKDEFQLLQAQYHSLKLECDKLASEKSEMQRHYVMYYEMSYGLNIEMHKQAEIVKRLNGICAQVLPYLSQEHQQQVLGAIERAKQVTAPELNSIIRQLQAHQLSQLQALALPLTPLPVGLQPPSLPAVSAGSGLLSLSALGSQAHLSKEDKNGHDGDAHQDDDGEKSD
- the TLE5 gene encoding TLE family member 5 isoform X1, giving the protein MMFPQSRHSGSSHLPQQLKFTTSDSCDRIKDEFQLLQAQYHSLKLECDKLASEKSEMQRHYVMYYEMSYGLNIEMHKQAEIVKRLNGICAQVLPYLSQEHQQQVLGAIERAKQVTAPELNSIIRQQLQAHQLSQLQALALPLTPLPVGLQPPSLPAVSAGSGLLSLSALGSQAHLSKEDKNGHDGDAHQDDDGEKSD